A DNA window from Trichomycterus rosablanca isolate fTriRos1 chromosome 9, fTriRos1.hap1, whole genome shotgun sequence contains the following coding sequences:
- the si:ch211-57i17.5 gene encoding usherin: MVMASVALIFFAIILGVGLHKAITRPPYSRERPPLVPLPLHPRSPHSIYPPSNSYLFDTVPDATSSPNSVTLKGFTMRQEEVIDAKIVEFGDDALEGQMGVVTVSTPYMISHDISQNPLRRSVSQLIDRKVGEDEVWDPQIRALHDSGMFDEEFVDTIKGFSTVRKEHTMFTDTNL, encoded by the exons ATGGTGATGGCATCTGTGGCTCTGATTTTTTTTGCCATTATTTTGGGAGTCGGTCTTCACAAAGCCATCACTCGTCCACCTTACTCCAGAGAGCGCCCCCCACTCGTCCCCCTGCCCCTGCATCCCCGCAGCCCCCACAGCATCTACCCACCCAGCAACTCCTACCTG TTTGATACAGTACCAGATGCAACCAGCTCACCCAACAGCGTCACACTAAAAGGTTTCACCATGCGCCAGGAG GAAGTGATCGATGCCAAGATTGTGGAATTTGGTGACGATGCACTTGAGGGTCAGATGGGGGTGGTTACTGTTTCAACACCCTACATGATTTCCCATGACATTTCCCAGAATCCATTAAGGCGGAGCGTAAGCCAGCTGATAGACAGAAAGGTGGGAGAAGATGAAGTCTGGGACCCTCAAATCAGAGCACTACATGACAGTGGCATG tttgACGAGGAGTTTGTGGACACTATTAAAGGTTTCAGCACCGTGAGGAAAGAACACACCATGTTCACAGATACCAACCTCTAA